One window of Epinephelus fuscoguttatus linkage group LG9, E.fuscoguttatus.final_Chr_v1 genomic DNA carries:
- the LOC125894504 gene encoding protocadherin alpha-8-like isoform X34, which produces MEQKGLRTSRQQWRWIAFIVSLILLWSRASAQIRYSIAEEVNEGTVVGNIAKDLGLEMNTLKERGCRIVEGSTESFFHVNQNDGLLYVDRTIDREKVCERSSVCLINLKTVLENPLEIHYVTVEVLDVNDHAPTFSTKESRLEISESVLPGLRLQLQAAHDPDVGQFSVQEYKLSPNDHFRLEVKDRGKDGKMPILVLLKTLDRETKKSHKLLLTAIDGGKPSKSGTAEITVDVLDVNDNMPVFNEDTYSVLLEENAPIGTTIIKVNASDLDEGSNGEIVYSLGKNVNGRIRGLFRVDATTGEIIVQDLIDFELEESYEIDIQASDKGPAPLRTDKSVMVNIVDLNDNAPHIEVTSFSKAIPEDARPGTTVALISVLDKDSGLNGKVICSLNEDVPFSLSPSSQDNMYSIVTKSPLDREKQSIYDVTIVAKDAGVPSLSSEKSITIIVSDVNDNRPEFSASPYTYYVTENNSPGVSLFSVRASDRDEGDNSHVLYHILRDGKDTNKLNSFSVSINSESGDILALKSFDFETVKTFQFQVVATDSGTPSLSNNVTVNVFILDQNDNAPVILYPVSSNGSAEGVEEIPRNVNAGHLVTKVRAYDADIGYNGWLLFSLQEVTDHSLFALDRYTGQIRTLRSFTETDEAEHKLLILVKDNGNVSLSATATVIVKLVEPREAFAASDVKSATKVDEEDNVTFYLMITLGSVSLLFIISIIVLIAMQCSKSTDYTSKYLQEANYDGTLCHSIQYRSGDKRYMLVGPRMSIGSTIVPGSHANTLVLPDRRRTSEEVRKVTLFQGSSCMKCY; this is translated from the coding sequence ATGGAGCAGAAAGGACTAAGGACATCGAGACAGCAATGGCGGTGGATCGCTTTCATTGTTTCACTGATTTTGCTGTGGAGCAGAGCTTCGGCGCAGATCAGATATTCCATCGCCGAGGAGGTTAATGAAGGAACTGTTGTTGGGAATATAGCGAAGGATTTGGGATTAGAGATGAACACACTGAAAGAGAGAGGATGCCGTATTGTCGAGGGTTCAACTGAGTCATTTTTTCATGTAAACCAGAACGACGGATTATTGTATGTTGACCGGACGATTGACCGGGAGAAGGTGTGTGAGCGGAGCAGTGTGTGCTTGATCAACTTAAAGACTGTGCTGGAAAATCCTCTTGAAATTCATTATGTGACTGTGGAGGTGCTGGATGTAAATGACCACGCTCCCACCTTCTCAACCAAAGAGTCACGTCTCGAAATTTCAGAGTCTGTTTTACCGGGCTTGCGCCTTCAGCTGCAGGCAGCACACGACCCTGATGTTGGTCAGTTTTCGGTCCAGGAGTATAAACTTAGTCCCAATGATCATTTTCGTTTGGAAGTCAAAGACCGTGGGAAAGATGGGAAGATGCCGATATTAGTTTTACTGAAGACGCTAgacagggaaacaaagaaaagccatAAGTTGCTCCTTACAGCTATCGATGGAGGAAAACCAAGTAAATCTGGTACAGCTGAAATTACTGTTGACGTCTTAGACGTTAACGACAACATGCCAGTTTTTAACGAAGACACATACTCTGTGCTTTTGGAAGAAAATGCTCCCATTGGCACAACAATTATAAAAGTAAATGCTTCTGATTTAGACGAAGGCTCAAATGGTGAGATTGTGTATTCATTAGGCAAGAATGTGAACGGCAGAATACGTGGTCTTTTTCGTGTAGATGCAACTACAGGTGAAATAATTGTTCAAGATCTTATAGACTTTGAATTAGAAGAAAGTTATGAAATCGATATACAGGCATCTGATAAAGGACCGGCTCCGCTGAGAACAGACAAAAGTGTGATGGTGAATATTGTAGATTTGAATGATAACGCCCCTCATATAGAGGTTACCTCATTTTCAAAGGCAATACCAGAGGATGCAAGACCGGGAACCACTGTAGCATTAATCAGTGTTCTTGATAAAGACTCTGGTCTTAATGGAAAAGTTATTTGCTCCTTGAATGAAGATGTTCCCTTTTCCTTATCACCTTCCTCACAAGACAACATGTATTCGATAGTCACGAAATCGCCCCTGGATAGAGAAAAGCAGTCCATATATGACGTGACAATTGTTGCAAAAGATGCAGGCGTACCATCATTGTCTTCTGAAAAAAGCATAACTATTATAGTATCAGATGTGAATGATAACAGGCCAGAGTTTTCAGCGAGCCCTTACACATACTATGTTACAGAGAATAACTCTCCAGGAGTGTCACTGTTCTCTGTCAGGGCATCAGACAGAGATGAAGGAGATAATTCTCAtgttttatatcatattttAAGAGATGGAAAAGATACGAACAAACTCAACTCATTCAGTGTCAGCATCAACTCTGAAAGTGGAGACATTTTGGCACTAAAAAGTTTCGACTTTGAGACAGTGAAAACTTTCCAGTTCCAAGTTGTCGCCACAGATTCAGGAACTCCGTCACTAAGCAACAACGTGACAGTGAACGTGTTCATTCTGGATCAGAACGACAACGCTCCAGTCATCCTGTATCCAGTCAGCTCCAACGGTTCTGCTGAAGGTGTGGAGGAGATTCCCCGCAATGTCAACGCAGGACACTTGGTGACTAAAGTCAGAGCCTATGACGCTGATATAGGATATAACGGCTGGTTACTCTTTTCACtgcaggaagtcactgaccacagTCTCTTTGCTTTGGACCGCTATACAGGACAGATCAGAACACTTCGCTcattcacagagacagacgAGGCTGAGCATAAACTGCTCATACTGGTCAAAGACAATGGCAACGTTTCACTCTCAGCAACAGCTACTGTCATTGTCAAACTTGTGGAGCCCAGAGAGGCTTTTGCAGCTTCTGATGTTAAAAGTGCAACTAAAGTTGACGAGGAGGACAATGTGACATTTTACCTCATGATAACTTTGGGCTCAGTTTCTCTACTTTTTATCATCAGTATCATCGTGCTGATTGCAATGCAGTGCTCCAAATCCACAGACTATACTTCCAAATATCTACAAGAGGCTAATTATGatgggacactgtgtcacagCATCCAGTACAGATCTGGAGACAAACGCTACATGTTAGTTGGACCCAGAATGAGTATAGGATCTACGATAGTCCCTGGCAGCCATGCCAACACACTAGTGCTCCCTGACAGGAGACGTACTTCTGAAGAG